In Oncorhynchus gorbuscha isolate QuinsamMale2020 ecotype Even-year linkage group LG03, OgorEven_v1.0, whole genome shotgun sequence, the DNA window ACACTTTCCCTTTATCACGTTTTGAATAAAGAAAGGAATCTTCTCTATGAACATATTTAAAACCATgtgaataaataataataaagagAAAGGAGTGCCATCCTATAAAGGTCATCAACATTTGATTTCAATAGTCATAATGGTATAGTCAGTTTTGCTTGGGCATAGTTGCCTAATGTAACTTTTACCAACACGTGAACCATCTTGACTGTTTGGTATTGCATTTGTcatttgtgatgtgtgtgtgtttgtctcaggTCCTATCAGCAGTATCCTGGTTAATAAGTATGGGAGTCGTCCAGTCATGATGTGTGGAGGATTACTGTCTGGGTGTGGACTGATATCTGCCTCCTTCTGTAACTCAGTGGAAGGACTGTACTTCTGTGTGGGAGTGGTCGGAGGTCAGTGATCTAAAGTAACTAAGTCAAAAACACTTTGAAGTACAACTTAGGTAGATAtgtggggtatctgtactttactatttatattttttgacaactacattcctaaagagaatatgtactttttacttccatacattttccctcacACCCAAAAACACTTGCTCCGACAGGACAAcaatatggtccaattcacacaattATCAATATAACGCGTTGTCATCCCTAAAGCTTCTAATCTGGCAGACTCAGTAAACATAAATACTTTtttatgtctgagtgttagtgTGCCACTGGCCGTCCGTaaataaaagaaagaaaaaaaagaaagaaagaatggtgCTTTCTAGTTTGCGTATCATAAGGAACTTGATGTATAAGCATTTCCTTTTATGTTTTACTtttatgacaattgagtactttttccaccaccattcttaagtacatttaaaaccaaatatttgAGTCTTTTACTCAAGTTGTGTTTtgctgggtgacttttacttgagtaattttctaacctctacaggattggtctaatgtgttatattctcccacattaatttcacatttccacaaacttcttgTGTTTTTTCATGTGTTTTCAAGAATATGCATGTCccgagctacaggcagttagatttgggtatgtcattttaggtgaaaattgaaaaaagggtcaGATCCGAGgttaagttatctttacttttacttaagtacgAGTACTGTTTCAAACTTTGTCAGAGGTAGGCCTCTTTCATTTATGATCACAATTTGTTTTTTTTCTGTTAAGGACCTTTATCGCCCTCTAGGGAACTCTTTAGGAACTCTATCACCACTCTAGTATCCTGTGTCTAGACTAAAACCAATGGGAAATCACAAAACATAAATATGTTTTGAACTGTTATAAATGTATTTCAACAGGCTTGGGACTGGCATTCAATCTGAACCCAGCCCTTACTATGATTGGGAAGTACTTCTACCATAAGCGGCCCATCGCCAATGGAATCGCCATGGCAGGCAGCCCGGTGTTCCTGTCCACCCTGGCCCCTCTCAACAGTTGGTTATTTGACCAGTTTGGCTGGAGGGGCAGCTTCCTGATCCTGGGAGGCCTGCTGTTCAACTGCTGCGTGGCTGGCTCTCTCATGAGACCCATCGAAATTAAACCACAATCTTCCTTGAAAAGTGAAGATGTTGCCAAAGAGAGTATGACATGTGGGCAGAAGTGCAACACTTTTATTGACCTCTCGCTGTTCAAACACCGGGGCTTCGTGCTCTACCTCATGGGTAACGTCATCATGTTCTTTGGTCTCTTCTCCCCACTGGTGTTCCTTAGTAACTTCGCCAAGAGCAGGGACATCCCCAAAGAGAAGGCAGCCTTCCTGCTGTCTGTTCTAGCCTTTGTGGACATGGTGGCCCGGCCCTCCATGGGCATTGTGGCCAATACCAAGTGGATACGACCCAGGGTGCAGTACTTCTTTGCCTGCTCTGTGCTATTGAATGGCGTGTGCCACATCCTGGCCCCCATCTCCGTGGACTACACAGGCTTTGTTATCTACGCCATCTTCTTTGGCTTTGCCTTCGGCTGGCTGAGTGCGGTGCTGTTTGAGACACTCATGGACCTGGTGGGAACCCAGCGCTTCTCCAGTGCAGTGGGACTGGTCACCATCGTGGAGTGTGGGCCTGTCTTGTTAGGACCCCCTTTGCTAGGTGAGTATGTGCACACGTACATGTATTTGTAGTTTGGTTAAGCACCTTGTTTCTATATAAAGACACACAATCATCTAACTGGTTCATTTTTATGAAAAGTAAAGACTATTAACTTATGATACAATTTAGAATTTAATCTTTTGTTTTGCCACAGGTAAATTCAAAGACATTTACAACGACTACCAATACACCTACCAGAGCTGTGGTGTGATCCTTATTATTGCCAGTGTGTTCCTGTTCGTGGGGATGGGTATCAACTACCGGTTGTTGCACAACGAGaaaaaggaggaggaaaggaaggctGATCTGGAGGAAAAAGAAGAAGAGTCCAACAAGGACAACGCTGCCAAAGAAGCCAGCAACGACAGGTTGAGAGCATTTGATGAGGCAAAAACTGCGGAAGACACAGTCTAACTCTCATCaccatgtgaatgtgtgaatTTGATGTCATCGCAATACAGTCAATTAAGATAATGTAGACATCAAATTCATTCAGTTCAAGTCCTTGCCATCTAGCAGATTTCATGTAAAGATAATTCTCAGCCCCATTTCCACTTCTGTCATTGAATAATGTATTATTAGTATAATATGACTGGAGCAAGATACACTTGTGTATGATATAGGCATGCAATCTCTACTGACATGTACTGCCACCCTGCAAAAATATACTCTTATGTTATCAATCTGGACTCCAGATTGTGTTGTGATATATTTTTGAATATTATTAGATACAGATCATTTGTTTATACTGTGTTTGGAATTTCATAAATGCACTTTATATAACTGCAATTTATTATTCTGTGAAAAAATGGAACTGCTAGAACTTTTACAACCTTTAATAAATCACTATAACATGtcaggtttctttctctctgaaaGCATTTCTAGAAACTTGTTCTTAAAGTAACACTGTTAGTGAGTTACATGAATAGTCAGGTGTCGTCTCTTGATGTGACATGTATTCCCAATTGTATTCAATACAACTTAACAACAATTATTTCCTGCCTTAACAAATAATTTCTACAATTCATGTCCAAAAGCATGtggacatctcattccaaaatcatgggcattaatatgaatttggttcccccctttgctgccataacagcctgCACTATTATGGGAAGGCTttgcactagatgttggaacattgctgtggggacttgcttccattcaatcACAAGATCATTAGTGAGATTGGACACTGCTGTTGGGCGACTAGGCCTGACTCGCAGTtgagcgttccaattcatccgaAAGGTGTTCGATgcggtttgaggtcagggctctgtgcaggacagtcaagttcttccatgcCGATCTCGAAAAAACTTTTctctatggacctcgctttgtgcactggggcattgtcatgctgaaacaggaaagggccttccccaaactgttgccacaaagttagaagcacagaatcatctagaatgtcattgtatgctaaagcattaagatttcccttcactgtaagtaactaagggacctagcccgaaccatgaaaaacagccccagaccattattcctccaccatcgaaatgtacagttggcacgatgcattggggcaggtagcgttctcctggcatcctccaaacccagatttgtcggTCAGagtgccagatggtgaagtgtgaatcatcactccagagagcgcgtttccactgctccagagtcaaatGGCAGTGAGctgtacaccactccagccgacacttggcattgcgcatggtgatcttgtgtagggctgctcagccatggaaacctatttcatgaagctcccttgACGAACAGTTCCTGTGCTGATGTTACTTCGAGGCAgcttggaactcagtagtgagtgttgcaaccgaggagagATTATTTTtatggccattctactgccaatgtgtgtCTACGGAGATTGCGtagctgtgtgctcaattttatacagctgtcagcaacggtgtggctgaaatagccgaattcaCAAATTTAAAGGTGTGTTcacatactttgtatatatagCGCATGTTCAAGAGATGACTGATAGAGGgtgctgtgttgaagccaccgtgcctccatcttggcactcacccaccattgtaaaaaatattttggaagctatagaaatgcatgtattaatgtctacattaATTTTTGCCTCCTTAATGCATACTTTGAAATGATATTTGTGAGCTATGCAAAACAATACCTAAATATATGTAATTTCATCCCTGAAacactgtagaattccattcaatcctatggaggactgctcctactggggagtgACAATATGGCCGACCTGTGGCTTCAAAGCCTCACAacggccaatacatagcatcctCAATCCAGGGTTTATTTACAATTCGATTCAATACATTCGTCTTAACCCATTATCTATTTCTTTCCACTAGGTGTCAGTATTTACTGTTACATTAATGACAGTTAAAGGCGCTACATGGTCAATCTGCAGTCTGCATCGGCCTTTACAGTGATAAGGACTCTGCAGAAGTCCGGGCATTCATACGTTTTGAACTTCGTGGAGCAGCACAGAGCTGTTGAGCAGAGCTggtgtgaaggaagttgtcaaggaagtaaGTTTGTGTTTGTACAGGACTTCCCGCCCCCCAattaccgtcaaccaatcatgtctaTGCAGAGCCCTCCGCAATGTTACAAAATCTGGGAGGTACAGGGCTCAATTAGGCCTCTGCATGCCTCCAGATGCCCCGCTATTTCCTCACACCCTCCTTACAGAGTCTGACTACATTGTATATACAGCATCGATTGGTTCTTAAGTCCTGAAGGTTTAACCTTATCCTGGAAGAAATTGCACTTATATTGCAAAATGACATAGTATATCACATACTGCTAGATTTTGACTTATTTTTCAAGTCATTTAAAAAACCTGAGATCAAAGACGTGTCATCGTTAACGCAGGAATCAATTGTTCGATCCAATGAAAATTTATATGGATTATTTGTTGTCCTATGACGGTACCTTGATCCATGAGGGAACAGACCATATGTTTTTGTCGTCATCCTCATTTTCATATGCTCAAGGGACTTGGAAGGAGGCATTTTGACATAATTAAACAAAGACACACTTTCAATCATGCGTTTCATACATGGATGATGACCATGATGTGAACGGTTTTGTAACACTTTTATGTTGttatttttttcccccaaaaaAAAAACCCGATACGGGATATTGTGTTCATATAGCAAGGAGAGGTATTATGATATAATTAAATGTATGTATTCAGGAGAAAGAAAATCCAATAACTGAATACAAGCTGTCATTTTATCTGGATCAggtctgtatttatttattgcagCCTAATTATAAAATAAAGTATCCCCATACACAGCTATTGGATTATTTGAATGAATTGGCTAACCTAGGCTACAATGTTTCCATCAATTAGTATAATGCCTAACCATAAATtaagaaaataaatatttaactATGGTAAGATGTAACTTTCAATTTCTCTGTTAATATGTggacccttcaaattagtggattctgttATATCAGCCACAAACGTTGCTAACAGttttataaaatcgagcacaccgccatgcaatctccatagccaATAGAATGTACCATACTGAAGTgctcagtaactttcaacatggcaccgtcataggatgccacatttccaacaaatcagttcgtcaaatttctgccctgctagagctaccccggtcaacagtgctgttattgtgaagtggaaatgtctaggagcaacaacggctcagccgtgaagtgatATACATACAAGCTCACTGAATGGGACATTGGTTGCAACACtctctaccgagttccaaactgcctctggaagcaatgtccaCACAATACCTGTTGTCGGGAGGTTCAGGAAATTGGTtcccatggctgagcagccgcacacaagtctaagatcaccatgcgcagtgCCAagagtcagctggagtggtgtaaagctcgccgccattggactcctCTGAGTGACGAATCATGCTTCACGATCTGCCAGTCGGATGGACAAATATGGGTTTGGTGGTTGCCATGCGGATGccatgctacctgccccaatgcatagtgccaactgtaaagtttggtggaggaggaacaatGGTCTGGGGTTATGTTTCATTGTTTGGGATAGACCCCTTGGTTCCTGTGAAGGGAAAtcgtaatgctacagcatacaatgacatcccAGACAATtatgtgcttctaactttgtggtaacagtttggggtaggatcttttctgtttcagcatgacaatacccccgtgtacaaagcgaggtccatacagaaatggtttgtcgagatcggcgtggaagaacttgaattggaattggaatgccgactgcgagccaggccaacatcagtgcttctggctgaatggaagcaagtccctgcatcaatgttccaacatctagcggaaagccatcccagaagagtggaggctattataacagtaaagggggaccaactccatattaatgcccatttgttttggaatgagatgttcgaagagcaggtgtccacatactttcagCCATGTAGTTTACATTCCACACATGCTAAATACAAAAATAAGGTTCTGCCCCTGCAGCTACAATGTTTCCAGCTGAATGTAGCTTAATTGTTATATTTAAAGCTTTTAGATAACAGCACAGCAGATAAGCAAGAACTGCACGGAACTAATGCATCAATATCTTAGAAATGTTACAATTTAGTTTAGGATGGAATAACGTTTAGAAGTCGTTTGTTGTTTTTAAAGTGAAGAAATCATTGCATTCTGCTCGCACATTGGAAAAAAATATCAGTCCTGTCTGCCTGTTGAGCTCTCAACTCAGCCATTgaatttcaatttttttttaaacgttgtctgtctgtcttcacctCCAGGTAGGGAGCTAGCTACTAGCTAAGATAATATTTCACTATGTTAATTATTTAGCTAATTATCTAAATATTTGATTGCAAAATATTAGTTTTTGTAAATGTGTCTCCAACCCCAGCCTAGCAGACATTATTAGCTAACTAACTGTCACGATCGTTGTTGTAATCATActcagaccaaagcgcagcgcgGAATCGGTTCGACATCCTTTTATTATAAGAGAAcagaacaaaaaaacaataaagaataaacGATACGTGCAGCTCAAtcagtgctcacaggcaactacgcAGAAACATGATCCCACAAAACActgtggggaaatggctgcctaaatatgatccccaatcagagacaacgataaacagctgcctctgattgggaaccaaaccaggccaacatagaaataaatgcACTAGATCGCCCACCCTAGTCaaaccccgacctaaccaaaatagagaataaaaaggttCTCTATGTTAAAGGCGTGACACTAACGTACTGTTCCAAAATTTCAGTTTGTGTACTAATGTTTTCTGGAGAAATAAAATGGCTATAGCCAAAGGCCCTTGCTTGCTAATGTACTAACGCTGTCAATTATGTGTTGTTGTCAAAGAACGTTATCAATTTGCTGTCAccctgggtgcacattttgttttttgccctagaACTCCACTACTCGGATGCCTGGCGAGATTACGTCGGCAAAAAGATAATCCGCCTTTACCTTCCGTTTTATTGGCGAACATACAATccctggagaataaactggatgagctccgttcgagactatcctatcaacgggacattcaaaactgtaatatcctatgtttcacagagtcgtggcagaacaaggacatggataatatacagttagCTGGGTTTTCAGGATATCGGCAAGACAGAAAAGCAGCTTCCGGTAAGATCAGgggggggtgtggtgtgtgtctctttgtgaacaacagctggtgcgcaatctctaatattaaggaggtatctagattttgctcgcctgagttagaGTACCTTTTGATTGTAGATCAcaatatttaccaagagagttttaatCCATATTCTtcttagctgtctatttaccaacaCAAACTAAGATTGCACTGAACGAGCTATATAAGGCCCTAAGCAAACTGGAAAATGTTAATCCATCCAAAATGTTCATCCAGAGGCAGCACCCCGGCCGACTTTatttcaggaaaactgaaatccattttacctcatttctaccagcacaTGCAACAAGAGGGAAAAAAATGGtggatcacctttactccacacacggaAACATGTactgtacaaagctctccctcaccctccatttggcaaatctgaccacaactgaCCTGATCTGACCACaactcctgattcctgcttaaaagcaaaaactcaaacaggacgTATCAGTGATGCACTGAAACAGATGCTAAGCCACAAGACTGTTTCGCTAGTACATACTGGAATACATTCCCCTTATTCATCCAATGGCAATGAGGAGTATAACACATTAATTACCAGCTTAATTAATAAATGCATCGacaacgtcgtccccacagtgaccagtacatatcccaaccagaaattatggtttacaggcaacatccgcatggAGCTAAAGGCTGAAGCTTTCAGTAGCTGGATACTTATAATAAATCCCACTACGACCtccaacaaaccatcaaacaggcaaaacatcaatacaggactaagatcgaatccttttacactggctctgatgctcgtcagatgtggcagggcttgcaaactatcatagATTGCAAAGGGAAACCTAGTTGTGAGATGCCCAGTGAAGCAAgcttaccagatgagctaaatgccttctatgctcacttcgaagcaagcaacactgaagcatgcataagAGCACTTGCTGTTCCAGGCAACTGTCtttcaagcagactaccataatccctgtgcccaagatcGCCAAGGTAACCTGCGTAAATTATGGCCGTcgcatagcactcacatctgtagccatgaaatgctttgaaaggctggtcatggcacacatcaacaccatcctccCAGAAACCTTAGACTGACTCTAATTCGCATACCtccccaaaagatccacagatgatgcaatctctattgcactccacactgccctttcccacctggacaaaagtaacacacacctatctctctctgctgtctactGTAATCCACTATCATCTccattgttttgttgacattgagggagaggttattttcccggCACCATTCCGTCAGGGtcctcacatcctccctgtatgccgtcttgtcgttgttggatatcaggcctaccactgttgtcagcaaacttgatgattgagttgccactcagtcatgggtgaacagggagtacaggaggaggttgagcacacacccttgttgTTCCACAGtcttgaggatcagcatggcgaaggtgttgttgcctaccttcacacCCGAGGTCGGCCCTTCTGCCCAGCTGCaaagggcggggttgagaccaaTTGTCCAAGCTTGGTGATGTGGTATGATTCTGCTATTTTCTTTACATTTGATCTggaacccccaacagaagctagccagctaactagctagtagtTAGCTTGCCACTGCTAGTGGTCATCAGCTACATTTAGCAAGGACATATCTCGCCAGTCTGCACAGCCCGACTCAAAACAGAGCAAATCGGGCTTATTTTTCTCCATATCTCTGGATTCCTATctcaagctctgaaccttttcacctaGGTCATCGCAGCTAGCTAACTGCTATCCAATTGGCTTCTCCTGGCTaatgtctctgtcccgaagcaaccACCAATTAGTCTGGAGCTAGCCTATGCAAGGCCCAACTCCCGGCAAGCTGAAGAGGTCAATCAGCCACTAATTTaagctacaatacctattttgccaaatGGCCTGGACACCTTTAATTGCCGAAATGGAGCCCTGCCGATCCATCATGACTGAACAACTGACGTAATCCGCCCGAGGGggttacttccggcgccgactgagatggccgcctcgcttcgcgttcctaggaaactatgcagttttttgtttttttacgtgttatttcttacattagtaccccaggtcatcttaggtttcattacatacagtcgagaagaactactgaatataagatcagcgtcaactcaccatcagtacgaccaagaatatgttttccgcgacgcggatcctgtgttctgccttacaaacaggacaacggaatggatcgcatgcagcgacccaaggaaacgactccgaaaaagagggaaacgcggcggtgttctggtcagactccgaaaaagggcacatcgcgcaccacttcccagtattcttcttgccaatgtccagtctctcgacaacaaggttgatgaaatccgagcaagggtggcattccagagggacatcagagactgcaacgttctttgctttacggagacatggctcactgggaaaacgctatccagggcggtgcagccaacgggtttctccacgcatcgcgccgacagaaacaaacatctctctggtaagaagagtggcggggcgtatgcctcatgactaacgggacatggtgtgatgaaggaaacatacaggaactcaaatccttctgttcacctgatttagaattcctcacaatcaaatgtagaccgcattatcttccaagagaattctcttcgattataatcacagccgtatatatcccccccaagcagacacatcgatggctctgaacgaactttatttaactctttgcaaactggaaaacatttatccggaggctgcattcattgtagctggggattttaacaaagccaatctgaaaacaagactccctaaattttatcagcatatcgattgcgcaaccaggggtggtaaaaccttggatcattgttactctaacttccgcgacgcatataaggccctgccccgcccccctttcggaaaagctgaccacgactccattttgctgatccctgcctacaggcagaaattaaaacaagaggctcccacgctgaggtctgtccaacgctggtcagaccaagctgactctacactccaagactgcttccatcacgtggactgggacatgtttcgtattgcgtcagatgggaatattgacgaatacgctgattcggtgtgcgagttcattagaacgtgcgtcgaagatgtcgttcccatagcaacgattaaaacattcccaaaccagaaaccgtggattgatggcagcattcgcgtgaaactgaaagcgcgaaccactgcttttaatcagggcaaggtgtctggcaacatgactgaatacaaacagtgcagctattccctccgtaaggctattaaacaagctaagcgtcagtacagagacaaagtggaatctcaattcaatggctcagacataagaggcatgtggcagggtctacagtcaatcacggactacaagatgaaatccagcccagtcacggaccaggatgtcttgctcccaggcagactaaataacttttttgcccgctttgaggacaatacagtgccactgacacggcctgcaacggaaacatgcggtctctccttcactgcagccgaggtgagtaagacatttaaacgtgttaaccctcgcaaggctgcaggcccagacggcatccccagccgcgccctcagagcatgcgcagaccagctggccggtgtgtttacggacatattcaatcaatccctataccagtctgctgttcccacatgcttcaagagggccaccattgttcctgttcccaagaaagctaaggtaactgagctaaacgactaccgcccgtagcactcacttccgtcatcatgaagtgctttgagagactagtcaaggaccatatcacctccaccctacctgacaccctagacccactccaatttgcttaccgcccaaataggtccacagacgatgcaatctcaaccacactgcacactgccctaacccacctggacaagaggaatacctatgtgagaatgctgttcatcgactacagctcggcattcaacaccatagtaccctccaagctcgtcatcaagctcgagaccctgggtctcgaccccgccctgtgcaactgggtactggacttcctgacgggccgcccccaggtggtgagggtaggcaacaacatctcctccccgctgatcctcaacacgggggccccacaagggtgcgttctgagccctctcctgtactccctgttcacccacgactgcgtggccatgcacgcctccaactcaatcatcaagtttgcggacgacacaacagtggtaggcttgattaccaacaacgacgagacggcctacagggaggaggtgaggccactcggagtgtggtgtcaggaaaataacctcacactcaacgtcaacaaaactaaggagatgattgtggacttcaggaaacagcagagggaacacccccctatccacatcgatggaacagtagtggagagggtagctagttttaagttcctcggcatacacatcacagacaaactgaattggtccactcacactgacagcgtcgtgaagaaggcgcagcagcgcctattcaacatcaggaggctgaagaaattcggcttgtcaccaaaagcactcacaaacttctacagatgcacaatcgagagcatcctggcgggctgtatcaccgcctggtacggcaactgctccgccctcaaccgtaaggctctccagagggtagtgaggactgcacaacgcatcaccgggggcaaactacctgccctccaggacacctacaccacccgttgttacaggaaggccataaagatcatcaaggacatcaaccatccgaaccactgcctgttcaccctgctatcatccagaaggcgaggtcagtacaggtgcatcaaagctgggaccgagagactgaaaaacagcttctatctcaaggccatcagactgttaaacagccaccactaacactgagtggctgctgccaacacactgtcattgacactgacccaactccagccattttaataatgggaattgatgggaaatgatgtaaatatatcactagccactttaaacaatgctaccttatataatgttacttaccctacattattcatctcatatgcatatgtatatactgtactctacatcatcgactgcatccttatgtaacacatgtatcactagccactttaactatgccactttgtttactttgtct includes these proteins:
- the LOC124031592 gene encoding monocarboxylate transporter 1-like; translated protein: MPPATGGPQGYTPPEGGWGWAVVVGAFISIGFSFAFPKSITVFFKEIEVIFNCSSSQVSWISSIMLAVMYAGGPISSILVNKYGSRPVMMCGGLLSGCGLISASFCNSVEGLYFCVGVVGGLGLAFNLNPALTMIGKYFYHKRPIANGIAMAGSPVFLSTLAPLNSWLFDQFGWRGSFLILGGLLFNCCVAGSLMRPIEIKPQSSLKSEDVAKESMTCGQKCNTFIDLSLFKHRGFVLYLMGNVIMFFGLFSPLVFLSNFAKSRDIPKEKAAFLLSVLAFVDMVARPSMGIVANTKWIRPRVQYFFACSVLLNGVCHILAPISVDYTGFVIYAIFFGFAFGWLSAVLFETLMDLVGTQRFSSAVGLVTIVECGPVLLGPPLLGKFKDIYNDYQYTYQSCGVILIIASVFLFVGMGINYRLLHNEKKEEERKADLEEKEEESNKDNAAKEASNDRLRAFDEAKTAEDTV